A part of Olleya sp. Bg11-27 genomic DNA contains:
- a CDS encoding sigma-70 family RNA polymerase sigma factor — MDTQDIWKLHADDIKYFIFSKVKDAVVADDLLQETFVKVHTKLNTLKDQDKLRSWLFSIARYTVLDYFRSKKKVYETTDEDFIFEEQKLEHTEVDCLHGIIKSLPKKYRDPLFLSDIKGLKQKQIAEQLNLPLPTIKSQIQRGRKLIAQGFVDCCDFIINDDGFLVGEIKDKADCKMCH; from the coding sequence ATGGATACTCAAGACATTTGGAAATTACATGCAGACGACATCAAATATTTTATTTTTAGTAAAGTAAAAGATGCTGTGGTAGCGGACGATTTATTGCAAGAAACGTTTGTAAAAGTGCACACTAAATTAAATACTTTAAAGGATCAAGACAAACTTAGGTCTTGGTTGTTTTCTATAGCAAGATATACGGTTCTAGATTATTTTAGAAGTAAAAAAAAAGTGTATGAAACTACGGATGAAGATTTTATTTTTGAAGAACAAAAACTAGAGCATACAGAAGTTGATTGTTTGCATGGGATTATTAAAAGTTTGCCTAAAAAGTATCGTGATCCTTTGTTTTTAAGTGATATAAAAGGCTTGAAACAAAAGCAAATAGCGGAACAGTTAAACTTGCCTTTGCCAACCATAAAATCGCAAATACAACGGGGTCGAAAACTAATTGCTCAAGGTTTTGTTGATTGTTGTGATTTTATAATAAATGACGATGGTTTTCTGGTAGGAGAAATCAAAGACAAAGCAGACTGTAAAATGTGTCATTAA
- a CDS encoding OsmC family protein encodes MRIKHTFKATINWNINEGESTKNPRTFSRNHEVVIENKATPLLVSAAKPFRGDDALYNPEDLLLSALTSCHMMSYLYVCAQNNIEVLSYTDNAEGDLEVNVSGSGSFKTVRLKPIVTIKDASQKDLALSLHKKANSLCFIANSCHFPIVHEATIVVQ; translated from the coding sequence ATGCGTATCAAACACACCTTCAAAGCAACCATAAATTGGAATATAAATGAAGGCGAAAGCACGAAAAACCCAAGAACCTTCAGTCGGAATCATGAAGTTGTCATAGAGAACAAGGCAACTCCATTGCTGGTATCCGCAGCAAAACCATTTAGGGGTGATGACGCATTATACAATCCTGAAGATTTATTGCTATCTGCCTTAACATCATGCCACATGATGTCTTATTTATATGTTTGTGCTCAAAATAATATAGAAGTATTAAGCTATACAGATAATGCTGAAGGTGATTTAGAAGTCAATGTTTCAGGTAGTGGTAGTTTTAAAACGGTACGACTAAAACCAATAGTGACCATAAAAGACGCTAGTCAAAAAGACTTAGCGTTAAGTTTACATAAAAAGGCAAACAGCTTATGTTTTATAGCTAATTCATGTCATTTTCCAATTGTTCATGAGGCTACTATAGTCGTCCAATAA
- a CDS encoding RNA polymerase sigma factor yields the protein MSRDFYIVSIEPHVGIIIKICRAYTNSQEEFEDYYQEVCLQIWKSKDLFKEKSKWSTWVYRITLNVCLTHTKKKYKKVEEQTNGVYDNQSINNTAFADESLNLLYDAIKKLKETDRALILMYLEEKPYKEIAEVLGITPNNISVKILRIKQQLKVLLDGKIN from the coding sequence TTGAGTAGAGATTTTTATATAGTGTCAATAGAGCCTCACGTGGGCATTATCATTAAAATTTGTAGAGCTTATACAAATAGTCAAGAAGAATTTGAGGATTACTATCAAGAAGTTTGTCTTCAAATATGGAAGAGTAAAGATTTGTTTAAAGAAAAATCTAAATGGTCTACTTGGGTTTATAGAATAACTTTAAATGTTTGCTTAACGCATACTAAAAAGAAGTATAAAAAAGTAGAAGAGCAAACAAATGGTGTATATGATAACCAAAGTATAAACAACACAGCTTTTGCTGACGAATCTTTAAACCTTTTGTATGATGCTATTAAGAAACTAAAAGAAACAGATAGGGCTTTAATTTTAATGTATTTAGAGGAGAAACCATATAAGGAAATTGCAGAGGTTTTGGGAATTACACCAAATAATATCTCAGTAAAAATATTAAGAATAAAACAACAGTTAAAAGTATTATTAGATGGAAAAATCAATTGA
- a CDS encoding methylmalonyl-CoA mutase family protein — protein MTQATPYKPKYKVRIVTAAALFDGHDASINIMRRIIQSTGVEVIHLGHDRSVDEVVNTAIQEDANAICLTSYQGGHNEYFKYMYDLLKERGAEHIKIFGGGGGVILPSEIKDLMDYGISRIYSPDDGRAMGLQGMINDLVEQSDFAIGDTLSNELNILPTKNPKAIARIISSAENFPDVAKATLDKIHIKNKASKTPVLGITGTGGAGKSSLVDELVRRFLVDFPEKTIGLVSVDPSKRKTGGALLGDRIRMNAINSPRVYMRSLATRQSNLALSKYVNEAVQVLKAAEYDLIILETSGIGQSDTEIMEHSDVALYVMTPEFGAATQLEKIDMLDFADLVAINKFDKRGSLDALRDVKKQYMRNNNLWDVHQDDLPVYGTIASQFNDPGMNTLYKAIMDKLVEKTDSVLKSTFEISQEMSEKIFVIPPSRTRYLSEIAESNRAYDKTASTQVEVAQRLYGIFKTIGSVGDVTLSGVEKAFIGKQGLDQDEILKLVQDDKKDFIKMLIAEFDRVKLNLDPYNWEVITGWDEKVNKYKNPIYSFKVRDKEIKIETHSESLSHLQIPRIALPKYQAWGDLLRWNLQENVPGEFPYTSGLYPFKRTGEDPARMFAGEGGPERTNRRFHYVSAGLPAKRLSTAFDSVTLYGNDPDLRPDIYGKIGNAGVSICCLDDAKKLYSGFDLANVMTSVSMTINGPAPMLLGFFMNAAIDQQCEFYIKENGLEKEVEAKIAKLYKGKVRPSYNGELPEGNNGLGLMLLGVTGDLVLPADVYAEIKKNTIAQVRGTVQADILKEDQAQNTCIFSTEFALRLMGDVQEYFIENNVRNFYSVSISGYHIAEAGANPITQLALTLSNGFTYVEYYLSRGMDINKFGPNLSFFFSNGIDPEYAVIGRVARKIWAKAMKHKYGANARAQMLKYHIQTSGRSLHAQEIDFNDIRTTLQALYAIYDNCNSLHTNAYDEAITTPTEESVRRAMAIQLIINKELGLNKNENPIQGSFIIEELTDLVEEAVLLEFDRITERGGVLGAMETMYQRSKIQEESLYYETLKHNGKFPIVGVNTFLSSKGSPTVVPAEVIRATEEEKQFQIKTLANLHDANDTKALLKELQVKAINNENIFEALMDVCKVCSLGEITSSLFEVGGQYRRNM, from the coding sequence ATGACACAAGCAACACCATACAAGCCAAAGTATAAAGTAAGAATTGTTACTGCAGCAGCCTTATTTGATGGTCATGATGCATCCATTAATATCATGCGTCGTATTATTCAATCTACAGGAGTAGAGGTCATACATTTAGGTCATGACAGAAGTGTAGACGAAGTTGTAAATACAGCGATTCAAGAAGATGCAAATGCTATTTGTTTAACCTCATATCAAGGAGGTCATAACGAGTATTTTAAATATATGTACGATCTTTTAAAAGAAAGAGGTGCAGAGCACATCAAGATTTTTGGTGGTGGTGGAGGTGTAATCTTACCTTCAGAAATCAAGGATTTAATGGATTACGGTATTTCTCGTATCTATTCTCCGGATGATGGACGTGCCATGGGATTACAAGGTATGATTAATGACTTGGTTGAACAATCGGATTTTGCTATTGGTGATACTTTAAGTAACGAGTTAAACATTTTACCTACTAAAAACCCTAAAGCAATTGCTAGGATTATTTCTTCAGCAGAAAATTTTCCTGACGTTGCTAAAGCGACTTTAGATAAAATTCATATTAAAAATAAAGCGTCTAAAACACCAGTTTTAGGAATTACAGGAACAGGTGGAGCAGGTAAATCATCTTTGGTAGACGAGCTAGTGCGTCGTTTTTTGGTCGATTTTCCAGAGAAAACAATTGGTTTAGTATCTGTAGATCCTTCTAAGCGTAAAACTGGAGGCGCACTTTTAGGTGATAGAATTAGAATGAATGCTATCAATTCGCCAAGAGTATACATGCGTAGTTTAGCTACACGCCAATCTAACTTAGCATTATCTAAATATGTAAATGAAGCCGTTCAAGTTTTAAAAGCTGCGGAATACGATTTAATTATATTAGAAACCTCTGGAATTGGACAATCTGATACAGAGATTATGGAACATTCTGACGTAGCTTTATACGTTATGACTCCAGAATTTGGTGCAGCAACACAATTAGAAAAAATCGACATGCTTGATTTTGCAGATTTGGTTGCCATCAATAAATTTGACAAACGTGGGTCTCTAGATGCCCTTCGTGATGTTAAAAAACAGTACATGCGTAACAATAATCTTTGGGATGTACACCAAGATGATTTGCCGGTTTATGGGACTATTGCGTCGCAATTTAACGATCCAGGGATGAACACGCTTTACAAAGCCATCATGGATAAGTTAGTGGAGAAAACGGATTCGGTTTTAAAATCGACATTTGAAATTTCACAGGAAATGAGCGAGAAAATTTTCGTTATTCCACCATCACGTACACGTTACTTATCTGAAATTGCAGAAAGTAATCGTGCCTATGACAAAACAGCAAGCACACAAGTTGAAGTAGCGCAACGATTATACGGTATCTTTAAAACCATTGGTTCTGTAGGAGATGTCACCTTGAGCGGAGTCGAAAAGGCTTTTATAGGAAAACAAGGTCTTGATCAGGATGAGATCTTGAAACTAGTTCAGGATGACAAAAAGGATTTTATTAAAATGCTTATTGCCGAATTTGACCGTGTAAAATTAAACTTAGATCCTTACAATTGGGAAGTGATTACAGGTTGGGATGAGAAAGTGAACAAATATAAAAATCCAATTTATAGTTTTAAAGTAAGAGATAAAGAGATTAAGATTGAAACTCATTCTGAGTCATTATCACACTTGCAAATTCCAAGAATAGCCTTACCAAAGTATCAAGCTTGGGGCGATTTATTACGTTGGAATTTACAAGAAAACGTACCAGGAGAATTTCCATATACATCTGGTTTATATCCTTTTAAACGTACAGGTGAAGATCCAGCACGTATGTTTGCAGGAGAAGGTGGACCAGAACGTACCAACAGACGTTTTCACTATGTAAGTGCAGGTTTGCCAGCAAAACGCTTGTCTACCGCTTTTGATAGTGTAACGCTTTACGGAAACGACCCAGATTTAAGACCAGATATTTATGGTAAAATTGGTAATGCAGGAGTTAGTATTTGTTGTTTAGACGATGCTAAAAAACTGTATTCTGGTTTTGATTTAGCAAATGTTATGACGTCGGTAAGTATGACAATTAATGGTCCTGCGCCAATGTTATTAGGATTTTTTATGAATGCTGCTATCGACCAACAATGTGAGTTTTACATTAAAGAAAACGGTCTAGAAAAAGAAGTAGAAGCTAAAATCGCAAAATTATATAAAGGAAAAGTACGTCCGTCTTATAATGGCGAGTTACCAGAAGGGAATAATGGTTTAGGTTTAATGCTTTTAGGTGTTACAGGAGATCTTGTATTACCAGCAGATGTTTATGCAGAGATTAAAAAGAATACCATTGCTCAAGTAAGAGGGACGGTTCAAGCAGATATTTTAAAAGAAGATCAAGCGCAAAACACTTGTATTTTCTCTACAGAATTTGCATTAAGACTAATGGGAGATGTTCAAGAGTATTTTATCGAGAATAACGTACGTAACTTTTATTCAGTATCAATTTCTGGGTATCATATTGCAGAAGCAGGTGCAAACCCGATTACACAATTAGCGTTGACGTTATCTAATGGTTTCACTTACGTGGAATATTATTTAAGTCGTGGTATGGACATCAATAAATTTGGTCCAAATTTATCATTCTTTTTCTCAAACGGAATCGATCCAGAATATGCTGTAATTGGTCGTGTGGCACGTAAAATTTGGGCAAAAGCAATGAAGCACAAGTATGGTGCAAATGCAAGAGCACAAATGTTGAAATATCATATTCAAACGTCTGGACGTAGTTTACATGCTCAAGAAATTGACTTTAATGATATTCGTACAACGCTTCAAGCATTATACGCTATTTATGATAACTGTAACTCATTACACACAAATGCGTATGATGAGGCTATTACAACGCCAACGGAAGAATCGGTTAGACGTGCGATGGCCATTCAATTAATTATAAATAAAGAATTAGGATTAAATAAAAACGAAAATCCAATTCAAGGCTCTTTCATTATAGAAGAATTAACAGATTTAGTAGAAGAAGCGGTGCTTTTAGAATTCGATAGAATTACAGAAAGAGGAGGTGTTCTTGGTGCAATGGAAACGATGTACCAACGTAGTAAAATACAAGAGGAAAGTTTATACTATGAAACGTTGAAACATAACGGGAAGTTCCCAATTGTTGGGGTAAATACGTTCTTAAGTTCTAAGGGATCTCCTACGGTTGTTCCTGCGGAAGTGATTAGAGCAACAGAAGAAGAGAAGCAGTTTCAAATTAAAACCTTGGCAAATCTTCATGATGCAAATGATACTAAAGCATTATTAAAAGAACTTCAAGTAAAAGCTATTAATAACGAAAATATCTTTGAAGCTTTAATGGATGTTTGTAAAGTCTGTAGTTTAGGAGAAATTACATCCTCTTTATTTGAAGTAGGGGGACAATATCGTCGTAACATGTAA
- the purU gene encoding formyltetrahydrofolate deformylase produces MKKLTILINCNDQSGIIASVTNFIVNNKGNIVYIDQHVDREQDIFFMRLESEFEIDTFEIEAFKVSFKSNLADKFIMKWRIYSSASKPKMALFVSKYDHCLYDILGRYNSGELEVDIPFIISNHATLKPIADSFNIPFYHIPVTKDTKAQAEDQQLELCKKHGINFIVLARYMQIVSSKIISQYPNKVINIHHSFLPAFVGAKPYHSAYKRGVKIIGATSHYVTEALDAGPIIEQDVTRVSHTHAITDLIAKGRDLEKIVLANAIKLHIKRKVMVFNNKTVIFS; encoded by the coding sequence ATGAAAAAACTAACCATACTTATAAACTGTAATGACCAATCAGGAATTATTGCTAGTGTTACCAATTTTATAGTCAATAACAAAGGAAACATTGTTTATATAGATCAACATGTCGATAGAGAACAAGACATCTTTTTTATGCGCTTAGAAAGCGAATTTGAAATTGACACGTTTGAAATCGAAGCCTTTAAAGTCAGCTTCAAATCCAATCTTGCTGACAAGTTTATTATGAAATGGCGTATTTACTCTTCTGCAAGCAAACCTAAAATGGCCTTATTCGTATCTAAATATGACCATTGTTTATACGATATTTTAGGACGTTATAATTCTGGAGAATTAGAAGTAGACATTCCTTTTATTATTAGTAATCACGCGACCTTAAAACCTATTGCAGACAGTTTTAATATTCCATTTTACCACATCCCTGTAACTAAAGACACTAAGGCGCAAGCGGAAGACCAACAGTTAGAATTGTGTAAAAAACATGGCATTAATTTTATTGTTTTAGCACGTTACATGCAAATCGTATCTAGTAAAATTATTAGTCAATATCCAAACAAGGTTATTAATATACACCACTCCTTTTTACCCGCTTTTGTGGGTGCAAAACCATATCACTCGGCATACAAGCGTGGCGTAAAGATTATCGGGGCAACTAGTCATTATGTTACAGAAGCATTAGATGCTGGCCCGATTATTGAACAGGATGTAACACGCGTATCGCATACACATGCTATTACCGATTTAATTGCTAAAGGCCGTGATTTAGAAAAAATAGTATTAGCCAATGCCATAAAACTTCATATTAAACGTAAAGTGATGGTTTTTAATAATAAGACCGTTATTTTCTCTTAA
- a CDS encoding DUF4197 domain-containing protein: protein MKKILALLIVLNFTACAELQQVVNQLPQAGGISDLDIAGGLREALDLGIDKQVAKLTQTDGFFKNDLVKILLPEELQKVDKALRDIGLSSLADEGLKVLNRAAEDAVGEATPIFINAVKDITFTDAKNILLGQNDAATQYLTSKTQTALYDKFNPVIKNSFSKVGADQIWANLITKYNSIPFTSNVNPDLTDYVTGEALKGVYTMIAVEEQEIRTKVGSRSTALLQKVFALQD, encoded by the coding sequence ATGAAAAAAATATTAGCCTTACTTATTGTTTTAAATTTTACTGCTTGCGCAGAATTACAGCAAGTTGTTAACCAACTACCTCAAGCAGGAGGCATTAGCGATTTAGATATTGCAGGCGGATTACGAGAAGCTTTAGACTTAGGAATTGACAAACAAGTTGCCAAACTGACTCAAACAGATGGTTTTTTTAAAAACGATTTAGTTAAAATTTTACTTCCAGAAGAATTACAAAAAGTAGACAAAGCATTACGTGACATTGGTTTAAGTAGTTTAGCTGATGAAGGTTTGAAAGTTTTAAACAGAGCTGCGGAAGATGCAGTTGGAGAAGCAACACCTATATTTATTAATGCTGTTAAAGACATTACTTTTACAGATGCTAAAAATATATTATTAGGTCAAAATGATGCGGCAACACAATACCTAACTAGTAAAACACAAACGGCATTATACGATAAATTTAACCCGGTAATAAAAAATTCTTTTAGTAAAGTTGGTGCTGACCAAATTTGGGCTAATTTAATCACTAAGTACAATTCAATTCCTTTTACTAGTAATGTTAATCCTGACCTAACAGATTACGTGACTGGAGAAGCTTTAAAAGGTGTTTACACTATGATTGCTGTAGAAGAACAAGAAATCAGAACTAAAGTTGGGTCTAGATCTACTGCCTTACTTCAAAAGGTTTTTGCTTTACAGGATTAA
- a CDS encoding Lacal_2735 family protein, translated as MNNPDLLKAHQNKLKKRYKQLVEHSYNLRQTDHEASDVSAFKAVKLLDKLNKLNYLARESSQSLS; from the coding sequence ATGAATAACCCAGACCTACTTAAAGCGCATCAAAACAAGTTAAAAAAACGCTACAAGCAACTTGTGGAGCACTCCTACAATTTACGACAAACAGATCATGAGGCTAGTGACGTCTCTGCATTTAAAGCCGTCAAACTTTTAGACAAACTTAACAAGCTTAATTATTTAGCTAGAGAAAGTTCGCAATCGCTCTCTTAA
- a CDS encoding ABC transporter substrate-binding protein has product MKIKDQIGNLLEFDSTPIRIVSLVPSQTELLYDLGLEDAIVGLTKFCVHPIHLKKKKQVVGGTKQINIEKIKALQPDIILCNKEENTEAIVIACQTICSVHVSDIMTIEESIDLIMQYGQIFNVTNKAQDLKDEINSNLKDFRQYIKDQPVLKVAYFIWKDPWMVAANGTFINHLLELNKLENIYANQYRYPEVDITKIQQEDNLEVVLLSSEPFPFKIEHTLMFGEITNQAKAILVDGEYFSWYGSRLINAFSYFKDLRERLRTFSS; this is encoded by the coding sequence ATGAAAATAAAGGACCAAATAGGTAATCTGTTAGAGTTTGATTCGACACCAATCCGAATTGTCTCATTAGTGCCTTCTCAAACGGAATTGCTTTATGATCTGGGATTAGAAGATGCCATTGTCGGGCTTACTAAATTTTGTGTCCATCCCATTCATTTAAAAAAGAAAAAACAAGTTGTAGGAGGGACCAAGCAGATTAATATCGAAAAAATAAAGGCTTTACAGCCAGATATTATTTTATGTAATAAAGAAGAGAATACGGAAGCTATAGTGATTGCTTGTCAAACTATTTGTTCGGTACATGTGTCAGATATTATGACTATTGAAGAGAGTATCGATTTGATAATGCAGTATGGTCAAATCTTTAATGTAACTAACAAAGCACAGGATCTTAAAGATGAAATTAATAGTAATTTAAAAGATTTCCGACAATATATAAAGGATCAGCCAGTTTTAAAAGTTGCTTATTTTATCTGGAAAGACCCTTGGATGGTTGCTGCTAATGGTACGTTTATTAATCATCTTTTAGAATTAAATAAACTTGAAAATATCTATGCTAATCAATATCGGTATCCAGAAGTAGATATTACTAAAATACAACAAGAAGATAATCTAGAGGTGGTTTTGTTATCCAGCGAGCCTTTTCCATTTAAAATTGAGCACACTTTGATGTTTGGTGAAATTACAAATCAAGCAAAAGCCATCTTAGTAGATGGCGAATACTTTTCTTGGTATGGCTCAAGATTAATTAATGCGTTTAGTTATTTTAAAGATTTAAGAGAGCGATTGCGAACTTTCTCTAGCTAA
- the pyrF gene encoding orotidine-5'-phosphate decarboxylase: MTTQQLTAQIIKKKSFLCIGLDVDLNKIPQHLLETEDPIFEFNKAIIDATHHLCVAYKPNTAFYEAYGIKGWKALEKTINYLNANHPDIFTIADAKRGDIGNTSTMYAKAFFEDLAFDSVTVAPYMGKDSVEPFLAFKDKHTIMLALTSNQGAFDFQTKQVDGKELYKQVLETSKNWENSENLMYVVGATKAEYFTEIRKIIPNSFLLVPGVGAQGGNLQDVCKYGMSENVGLLINSSRGIIYASNNEDFAQAAATKAEDLQQQMEVILNNK; encoded by the coding sequence ATGACAACACAACAACTAACAGCACAAATTATTAAAAAGAAGTCTTTTCTGTGTATCGGACTGGACGTCGATTTAAATAAAATTCCACAACATTTATTAGAAACAGAAGATCCTATTTTCGAGTTTAATAAAGCCATAATTGATGCAACACATCATTTATGTGTCGCTTATAAACCTAACACAGCGTTTTATGAAGCATATGGTATAAAAGGTTGGAAAGCATTAGAGAAAACAATTAATTATCTTAACGCTAACCATCCGGATATTTTTACAATAGCAGATGCTAAGCGTGGCGATATTGGTAACACCAGTACAATGTACGCTAAAGCCTTTTTTGAAGACTTAGCATTTGATAGTGTAACTGTGGCTCCATATATGGGAAAGGATTCAGTAGAGCCCTTCTTAGCTTTTAAAGACAAGCATACTATAATGCTAGCATTAACATCTAATCAAGGTGCTTTTGATTTTCAGACCAAGCAAGTAGACGGCAAGGAATTGTACAAACAAGTTTTAGAAACGTCTAAAAACTGGGAGAACTCTGAAAACTTGATGTACGTTGTTGGAGCAACAAAAGCTGAATATTTTACAGAGATTAGAAAAATTATTCCAAATAGTTTTTTATTAGTTCCTGGTGTTGGCGCTCAAGGCGGAAACCTTCAGGACGTGTGTAAATATGGAATGAGTGAAAATGTAGGGTTATTGATAAACTCTTCTCGAGGTATTATTTACGCTTCAAATAACGAAGATTTTGCGCAAGCAGCAGCGACTAAAGCAGAAGACTTACAACAACAAATGGAAGTTATTTTAAATAACAAATAG
- the prfA gene encoding peptide chain release factor 1: MLEKLQIVKQRFDEVSDLIIQPDVITDQKRYVALNKEYKDLRLLMDKREVYLEFTQNLKEAEEIIADGSDAEMVEMAKMQYDEAKEAIPKLEDDIRVLLIPKDPEDSKNAVVELRAGAGGDEASIFAGDLFRMYSKYCEARGWKVDTVDYSEGTNGGFKEIQFEVTGNDVYGTLKFEAGVHRVQRVPQTETQGRVHTSAATVMVFPEAEEFDVEINPKEVRVDFFCSSGPGGQSVNTTYSAVRLTHIPTGLVAQCQDQKSQHKNKEKAFKVLRSRLYDMELAKKNEEDAALRGTMVTSGDRSAKIRTYNYSQGRVTDHRIGLTLYDLQNIVNGDIQKIIDELQLADNTEKLKASDEHI; this comes from the coding sequence ATGTTAGAGAAGTTACAAATAGTAAAGCAACGTTTTGATGAGGTTAGTGATTTAATTATCCAACCTGATGTTATTACTGATCAAAAACGTTACGTCGCGCTAAATAAAGAATATAAAGATTTACGCCTTTTAATGGATAAGCGAGAGGTATATCTTGAGTTTACTCAAAATCTAAAAGAAGCGGAAGAAATTATTGCTGATGGGAGTGATGCTGAAATGGTCGAAATGGCTAAAATGCAATATGACGAAGCTAAAGAGGCAATCCCTAAATTAGAAGATGATATACGTGTACTTTTAATCCCTAAAGATCCTGAAGATTCTAAGAATGCTGTTGTCGAGTTACGTGCAGGAGCAGGAGGAGATGAAGCTAGTATTTTTGCTGGAGATTTATTTAGAATGTACAGTAAATACTGTGAAGCTAGAGGATGGAAAGTAGATACGGTAGATTATAGTGAAGGTACAAATGGAGGGTTTAAAGAAATCCAATTTGAAGTTACTGGTAACGATGTTTATGGAACTTTAAAGTTTGAAGCTGGTGTGCATCGTGTACAACGTGTACCGCAAACAGAAACACAAGGTCGTGTGCATACAAGTGCTGCTACTGTAATGGTGTTTCCGGAAGCTGAAGAGTTTGATGTAGAGATTAACCCAAAAGAAGTAAGAGTAGATTTTTTCTGTTCTTCAGGTCCAGGTGGTCAATCTGTAAACACAACGTATTCTGCAGTACGTTTAACGCACATTCCGACAGGATTAGTAGCGCAATGTCAAGATCAAAAATCGCAGCATAAAAACAAAGAAAAAGCTTTTAAAGTATTACGTTCGCGTTTATACGACATGGAGCTGGCTAAAAAAAATGAAGAAGATGCCGCTTTACGTGGTACGATGGTAACCTCTGGAGATAGAAGTGCTAAGATTAGAACGTATAACTATTCTCAAGGACGTGTTACAGATCACAGAATAGGGCTAACGCTTTATGATTTGCAGAATATTGTGAATGGAGATATCCAAAAAATTATTGACGAATTACAACTAGCAGACAATACAGAAAAACTGAAAGCTAGTGACGAACATATTTAA
- a CDS encoding ABC transporter ATP-binding protein, which produces MIFEIDNVELYFKNKRILNGIYLKAETGKVTSLLGSNGSGKSCLLNIAFGTLNAKYSHIRLDSKPVLKPLYLTKTAAFLPQYNFTPNQAKVNALFLLFDISWTTFIVDYPEFKIHKNNTINKLSGGERRVIEIYLILKKNAEIILLDEPFNGVAPLYIEKIQTLIIEEKQHKAIILTDHRYTEVIAVSDTIYLIKNGCSKLIDNITELEDYSYLSNGSL; this is translated from the coding sequence TTGATTTTTGAAATTGATAATGTAGAACTTTACTTTAAAAACAAACGTATATTAAATGGTATTTACCTCAAGGCTGAAACAGGTAAAGTAACAAGTCTACTTGGTAGTAATGGCTCTGGAAAAAGCTGTTTATTAAACATTGCTTTTGGCACGCTTAACGCGAAATACAGCCACATCCGATTGGACAGTAAACCTGTATTAAAACCATTATATCTTACAAAAACTGCTGCTTTTTTACCACAATATAATTTTACTCCAAATCAAGCTAAAGTTAACGCCTTATTTTTACTATTTGATATTAGTTGGACAACCTTTATTGTGGACTATCCTGAATTTAAAATACACAAAAACAATACAATAAATAAATTATCCGGAGGAGAACGACGGGTTATTGAAATCTATTTAATACTAAAAAAGAACGCTGAAATTATTTTATTAGACGAACCCTTTAATGGCGTTGCTCCTTTGTATATTGAAAAAATACAGACCCTAATTATAGAAGAGAAACAACACAAAGCTATTATATTAACAGACCACAGATACACAGAAGTTATTGCTGTTTCTGACACGATATATTTGATAAAAAATGGCTGTTCAAAATTGATCGACAATATAACCGAATTGGAAGATTATAGTTACTTAAGTAATGGGAGTTTATAA